The DNA window GGTGAGTCTCCCTAGCCACACTCCAAGCTGAGGCTGGACACTACCTTGGCCCTCCAAGGCAAAAGCTGTCTAGCTTCCTGTAAAGACCCCCCAACTGCCAAATCTCTGGGTCTTCAGGCCAAGTGCTGCCAGAACATCCTCCTCTATTTCGATGATCCATCCCAGTGGCCAGCCGTGTACAAGGCAAGGGACAAGGTGAGGgctgtgaggagtgtgtgtgtgtggggggacagAAGGCCATGGCCATTCAGAGGGTGACCATGTCCCTGCCTTGCCCCAGGACTGCTTGGCTAAGGAGTCTGTGATCAGGCCCGAGAACAACCAGGTCATCAATCTCACCACCCAGTATGCCTGGTCAGGCTGTCAGGTGCGGTGCtaaaggctggggtggggagtgCCTGGTGGCACCAAGGACAAGGCTTCAGCCTTCTGGCTTCTCCCCAGGTGGTGTTAGAGGAGGGAACTCGCTACCTGAGCTGCTCCAGTGGCCGCAGCTTCCGTTCTGTGCGTGAAAGATGGTGGTATATCGCACTCAGCAAGTGTGGGGTAAGGGGCTGGGGCAGCcgtctgtctttctcctctcccctcgcTACCTGCCCAGAGCCCTTCTCAGGCCTCTCCACTGCTCACAGGGAGACGGGCTGCAGCTGGAGTATGAGATGGTCCTTACCAATGGCAAGTCCTTCTGGACACGGCACTTTTCAGCAGATGAATTCGGTGAGCAGCTATTGGAGGAACGGGACAGATGAAAGCCAGGAGCAGGTAGAGATGTCTACTCAAAAAGCCTTCTTCTGCCCCTTCCACTGAATCCTAGGGATCCTGGAGACAGATGTGACCTTTCTCCTCATCTTCACCCTCATCTTCATCCTCTCTTGTTACTTTGGATGTGAGTACAACGTATGTGGTGGGAGGGTTAAGAGGAGCGGGAGAaactgggaagtggtggcacatacccttaatcccagcattcgagaggcagaagcaggcagatctctgtgagttcaagaccagcctggcctacggagcgagttccaggatagccagagctatacagaggaaccctggttcaaaacaaaacaaaacaaaaaaacaagcaaggagaaagagagaggggcgggggaggaggggaggcagaatAGCAGAGATAGGGAAACGCCCCTCCTCCACCTGTGtacaactcccccccccctttccttcttAGATTTGCTGAAAGGCCGACAGTTACTCCACACGACTTATAAAATGTTCATGGCTGCAGCAGGAGTGGAGGGTGAGGTTTGGAAGTACCCCAGATGTTGGGTTCTCTGAGAAGACAGCCTTGGGAGGAGGACATGGcctcctgggtctgagggaggagaggCTGCGGCCACGGCCTCCATAGTTTCCTAGCAGGGTGCAATAACAGATATTCCGGAATTCCGGTGGGAGTGGCAGAGGGTCAGACATTTGGATCATAGTGCTTGATGATAATGATATCCCAAAGCTGTttcgccccccaccccccgcctctCATCTCTCCCAGTTCTGAGCCTCCTGTTCTTTTGCATCTACTGGGGCCAGTATGCCACGGATGGCATTGGCAATGGGAGCCTGAAGATTTTGGGTAAGAATAGACTGGAGCCAAGGGAGGGCAGAAACCTCCTCGGGGTCTGCGGACCTCGCCGAGCCCATACCGAGccatcttctcttcccttcccagcaaAGCTGCTCTTCTCCTCCAgtttcctcatcttcctgctcACACTCATCCTTCTGGGGAAGGGATTCACAGTGACACGGTGCCCGGGCAGGGATTGCTCAATGGGTGGCTGGGCTGGGGAGCAGGGCCGGccgggaggtggaggtgggggtgtggCTGCTCCCTCTTCCCTGACAGCATCCGTCCTGCTGTCTCCCCTCACGGCCTGCTTGCCAGAGGCCGCATCAGCCACTCGGGCTCCGTGAAGCTGTCCGTGTACATGACCCTGTACACTCTCACCCATGTGGTGCTGCTCACCTATGAGGCAGAAGTGAGTGTCCAAGGTTCCTGCCAGCCCCTCTCCTTGTTGCCCtgtcctgcccctccccacagagcatcctcttctctcccactctGAGTTTCCGCCTTTCCATCTGTCTTTCAGTGATTCCTCCCTCTGGTTAGCTTTCCTCCTCCTCGTCTCTGTCTATCACAGTCAAGCTCCATGTTGAATAGTCAGGGACCTAGCTCTATTTAAGCTCCCCTACTTAATAGCTGGCCATTTCCACCCCTACTTAGGGGCCTGTTTCCTCCTATGAAAAGTTAGGGGGATCTTAACCACATTCAGGGCTCTTTAGAGGTTTTAAGTCACCTGTGTGGGGGTGACAATGGGGCCTCCTTCATGGTGTCAGTGGAGTTATAGTATTTAGCCCCATGGTGAGCATGTGTGGTTGCTGTAGGTTCCTTACTTACCTATGTAGAATTCTAACCACATCCCTAGTTGCCCTTGTCTCTATCCCTGGTGCCCAGGGGTAGGATTCAGGGTCAGAGGCCAGGGCTATGACAAACCCTGTCTATGGGTTCAGTTCTTTGATCCAGGCCAGGTACTGTACACATACGAATCTCCAGCTGGTTACGGGCTCATCGGGCTGCAGGTGGCAGCCTACGTGTGGTTCTGCTATGCTGTGCTGGTGTCCCTTCGTCACTTTCCTGAGAAGCAGCCCTTTTATGTGCCCTTCTTTGCTGCCTACACTCTCTGGTGAGACATGGTGGGGGGGGTCCCCAACCTGCCTCTCCCCACATCCGAAAGCATtctcaggaaaggaaaggggctTTCAAGAGAAGTGGTTGGagcaggacagtggtggtgcatgcctttactctTAgaaccggggaggcagaggcaggagaatctctgagtgagttccaggacagtcagagctacacagagaaaccctgtttccggGGGTGGGTGAAGTTTCCTTaaagatctagaaaaaaagtTACTCTTCCAAAGTAAAATGGTGAGgaagtgtttttaaaagtcaagCTGGGTGGATTCGCAGCACACACcttactcccagcactggggggccGGAGGAGGgcaaggcagacagatctctgtgagttcaaggccagagttagtactaggacagccaaggctacacaaagaaaccctgtctcaaccttccaacccccagaaaagaaaaagaaaaagcaaacaaacaaactaagcAATAAAGTCTTTcactgagctgggcatggtggctcatgcctttaatcatagtATTGGAGAGGCAAAGgctggagaatcaggagttcaagtccagcctgagctacatcagACTCTTTTTggtttccgagacagggttttttggtGTAACccggctatcttggaactcactttgtagaccaggctagtctcaaactcacagagatctgctgcctctgcctctcgagtgctaggattaaaggcatgagccaccatcgtCTGACAAACCataaatatttcacaaataatttttcgctggacggtggtggcgcaggcctttaatcccagcacttgggaggcagaggcaggtggatctctgtgagtttgaggacaatcggggtctacaagagctagttccaggacagctagggtgtttgcacagaaaaatcctgtctcaacaaaaaacaaacaaacaagcaacaacaagaacaaaaagaatttGTCATATTGCTTCATAAGACAAGGTTGTCACCAGGATCCCCTTCAGAAGGTTATCTTGAGCATTTGAAAATACATGAAGATTTAGTGTCTTTCACACAGTAAGTGttcaataaaaattcatttaatagcTATACATGCCAGAActtggaaggtgaaggcaggaagatcaggagttcaaagctaaACTCACCTATATAGCAGTTCAAGGCTAGGCCAGGCTATAtaagaccctatgtcaaaaaccTCAGCACttttgggcggtggtggtgcgcaACTTTTGatcccagaggcagaaagatctctgaattcgagtccagcttggtctacagagtgagttccaagacatccagggctacacagagaaacaaaacaaaaaggtggaaaaagctcagcagtttagagtgtttgttgcttttccagagggtcAGGTtggttcccagtaaccacacaaGGCTGCTCACAATGACTTATAACTCCAGGTTCAGATCCTATGCTCTCTGAAGGCCTCTGAAGGCCCCTGCACACACACGAaataagaaatctttaaaataaaacttcaaacaaaaaacaaaaacccaaaaacaaacaaaaacttcagttACTATTGTTCAACAATGTTAATGTAAAGTGGGCAGATTCCAAGCCAGACTGGGTGCAGATCGCAGCTCTGAAATGTCCAAGCTGCTTGATCTCAGACAAGGCCTTTGCTTTCTCATCTGCTATTGGAAACGGAAACCTTACTTGTTTCCTGGACCTAGTGTAAGAGTTAAATGagctcatatatataaaatgtttggaAACATACAAAAGTCCTTaattgctactgttattaattcaACCCCAGGATATCTATGGATGTCCATCAGATGCCGGGGTTGGGCTGGTGTGGGACTGAGAGAAATTCAGCCTAGACTTTGTCCACTGGAATTTCAACATCTGGCTTTCAAAGGCTATTCTGGCCATTCTCCAGTTTGGGATCTCTTGGGGCCTGTGAACGATGGCAGGGGAGGTGGGGACATGGGTGGGGGGCACTGGTAGCTATCCACTCTAACCCTCCCTACAGGTTCTTTGCTGTCCCTGTCATGGCCCTGATCGCCAATTTTGGGATCCCGAAGTGGGCCCGAGAGAAGATCGTCAACGGCATCCAGCTGGGGATCCACTTGTATGCCCACGGCGTGTTTCTGGTGAGAGTGGCTATCGGAGTGGGGTGGGAACTTAACACCGAATGATGTGTGAGACCTGGGAGGCCTGTCCTGTTTAGTGCTCTTGACCCATcagtcctttgtttttattttttgagatgggcttGCTATGAAATCCAGTCTGTCTTGCAACTAGGGGTTACAGGCCTGTGACGCCACTGTTGGTCTATCTCCCTTGCATTGATTCCGTAGTCACTGGAAGGCACTCTCTGCCTGCTGGGTATACTACCATGTCCCCTCGAgccctccttctctgtcctttctcctgatTTCTTTTGCCTCTTTCTATTCCTGACTCTTTGTCCCCAGGCTTTAACATTTCTGTTTGTGCCATCACTACCCACCCAAAGTCCTTGGTGTCTTCCctgctttcttcattcttccagCTAGACAGGACAggttgaaactttttttttttttttttggttttttgagacagggtttccctgtagtttctagagcctgccctggaactagctcttgtagaccaggctggccccgaactcagagatccgcctgcctctgcctcccgagtgctgggattaaaggcgtgcgccaccaccgccgggctccaGGCTGGGACTCTTGGGAGCCTAGCTCTAACCAGTGTTTGCACCAGACCTAGGCATGAAGAGCTTAGCCTTATctgttagttaggtttttgttttgtttttgctgtttttttgagtcagggttcctggaactagctcttgtagaccccgactgtcctcaaactcagagatccacctgcctctgcctcccgagcgctgggattaaagccgtgtgccaccaccgctgggcttGTTTTTAGCTGTTAGTTGTCCTAGTTCACATCCTATCTCCTTTTCTTGATGACAGTTCTCATATTCACTTACTTAgtagtttgtgtgtgcataaaaggtttttttgaggcaggtgttCACTAGGTTGTCCTGGCTGACtgggaacttgctgtatagaccaggctagcctagaactcagagatttgcctgccttttcCTACTGACTGTGGGTATCAAAGGTGTGTGCACCCACACCTAGCtggaggtttatttattttttttttgagacagggtttctctgtgtagccctgtctgtcctggaactcgctctataggccaggctggcctccaactcacagagatcctcctgcctctgccttcttagtgctaggattaaaggcatgcaccaccattgcctggctggagatttatttttttaagatagtctcactgtgtagctcaggctggtcccaAGTTTGGGCTAATTCTCCTCCCTTGGTCTTTTGAGTGCTGAAGTTGGGGTTACACATATGTATCACTGCACCTGGCTCACAGTATTAATACATGCACCCATCAATTATGCCTGGGCACGTGTCTCCAACCagcctgcttctctttcttttctgttttctttccttcctttctttccccattccTCCTCCCAAGCCCCACCCCCTTTTTGTAACagaatcttgctgtgtagccctgactgcccttaGCATCACAACAATCCTCTTGTCCTGGCCTTCCGAGTTCAAGATTACAGGCCTTCGCCAGTGCGTCAGGCTCTAGCCTGATTCTTGCTAGAAATATCCACATGGAtttcttttctggctttcttGTTCAGTTGCCGGACAGCCCAGGTGTCATTGTGTGTACTATACAGAGGGTAGAAGTTGAGCTCTGTAAAAGGAGATGGTTTGCTGGGGTTTCATGGCCTTTGGTAGCAGAGTGTGCACTTTGAATCCTGCTCTTCTCTGGCAGATAGGTCTCATGTGGGGGATAGCACCCAAGCAGAAATAGGTATTGTTAAGTTTGGTGTGATAGCACATGCTTGTAATATCAGAACTTTGagaaccagaggcaggaggatcagtaattcaaggtcacccttctacagaaataacaaccaaaaaattatatagaaaaatataatttttaaggttagcctgggctatatgagaccttgtctcaaaagaaaacaaaacaaaataaacaaacatgtacCCTTGAGGGTTCTAGCTTTAACCCTGGGACCTACCGTTTACAACACACTCAACTCCAGGGAAGGGATCAGGTCCACCATCCTCCACCTCAGGATATAGCATAAATGCAGACCCACTTACCTTCCCTGGGGAGTGTACCTTGACATTCAGCAGGACGTCAGAAAGGGCTAGAAAGAAACACTGGGAACCCACCATGCAGGCGGCTCCGCACCAGTGGTTTGCATTTCTGCCCTCTCATCTTTCCAGATAGGCACTGTAATCTTGGTGGCTGGTGAGGCTCAGTTTAATCAACGTGCCCCAGATCCACACTTAGCAAGGGATGGAGCCAAGAGCAGCGACACCGGCTCGGAACACGAGACCAGTGCTCTTGCTGTCATTTCACCACAGTCAGCTAGCTGCCTTCTGAAACGTGTCCAGCTGAGCTCAGCACCGCTGCAGCTCTGGCTCCCCGCAGCTCATGCCATCCAGCACAGCCTCAGTGAGGCTGAGTATGGCAGCAGAGACAGATCTAGAAGCATCACCAGTATTCTGGAAAAACTCAGCCAGTATTTATTGAGAGCTAGGCATTGCTCTAGATTCAGTTTTGGATTTAACAGCGAATAGAAAAGTCAAGGTCTGAGCTAACTGTGGTGGTAAATGTTTATAATGGAAGCACttggccaaggcaggaggatggtatCGTAATTGTCTccgaagaggaaggaaaaagtcaATTCCTGCCTTTAAGGAGCTGACATTCTGAAGAGTCTATGAACTGATGTTTAATTGAACTTTCTGTGTTTATGGACATATTctaaggctgggcatggtgccgAACAACCATAATCCAATTctagaag is part of the Arvicola amphibius chromosome 8, mArvAmp1.2, whole genome shotgun sequence genome and encodes:
- the Tmem145 gene encoding transmembrane protein 145 isoform X2, with product MESSRAPALRRLLPPLLLLLLPLSPRARAKYVRGNLSSKEDWVFLTRFCFLSDYGRLDFRFRYPEAKCCQNILLYFDDPSQWPAVYKARDKDCLAKESVIRPENNQVINLTTQYAWSGCQVVLEEGTRYLSCSSGRSFRSGDGLQLEYEMVLTNGKSFWTRHFSADEFGILETDVTFLLIFTLIFILSCYFGYLLKGRQLLHTTYKMFMAAAGVEVLSLLFFCIYWGQYATDGIGNGSLKILAKLLFSSSFLIFLLTLILLGKGFTVTRGRISHSGSVKLSVYMTLYTLTHVVLLTYEAEFFDPGQVLYTYESPAGYGLIGLQVAAYVWFCYAVLVSLRHFPEKQPFYVPFFAAYTLWFFAVPVMALIANFGIPKWAREKIVNGIQLGIHLYAHGVFLIMTRPSAANKNFPYHVRTSQIASAGVPGPGGSQSADKAFPQHVYGNVTFISDSVPNFTELFSIPPPTSSPLPRTAPESGLPLFRDLRPPDPLRDL
- the Tmem145 gene encoding transmembrane protein 145 isoform X1, whose translation is MESSRAPALRRLLPPLLLLLLPLSPRARAKYVRGNLSSKEDWVFLTRFCFLSDYGRLDFRFRYPEAKCCQNILLYFDDPSQWPAVYKARDKDCLAKESVIRPENNQVINLTTQYAWSGCQVVLEEGTRYLSCSSGRSFRSVRERWWYIALSKCGGDGLQLEYEMVLTNGKSFWTRHFSADEFGILETDVTFLLIFTLIFILSCYFGYLLKGRQLLHTTYKMFMAAAGVEVLSLLFFCIYWGQYATDGIGNGSLKILAKLLFSSSFLIFLLTLILLGKGFTVTRGRISHSGSVKLSVYMTLYTLTHVVLLTYEAEFFDPGQVLYTYESPAGYGLIGLQVAAYVWFCYAVLVSLRHFPEKQPFYVPFFAAYTLWFFAVPVMALIANFGIPKWAREKIVNGIQLGIHLYAHGVFLIMTRPSAANKNFPYHVRTSQIASAGVPGPGGSQSADKAFPQHVYGNVTFISDSVPNFTELFSIPPPTSSAGKQVEETAVAAAAAAAPRGRVVTMAEPGAASPPPPARYSKAVDSGWDGPTPSYQPLVPQTAAPHTGFTEYFSMHTAGGPAPPV